The Caballeronia sp. SL2Y3 genomic sequence ATTTCGGATTGCGAACTGTTGTCCGCTGTCGTCGCCTTCGAGCAGATACGGAATGAGACGATCGAAAGTCTTGCTATGCGCGCCGCTCAGACGGCACACCGCCGCGAACTCATGCAGGTCCAACTGCGCTTTCGCGGCCGTGCCGAACGCTTCAGCGAGAATCGCACCGTTCGCCTGCGCAATGAAGTTGTGAATGAGCTTCGCGCGATAGCCCGACCCGTGCGCGCCCAAATGATGCACCGTCTCCCCGTACGCAGCCATGAGCGGCCGCACGCGGTCGAGCACCGCTGCATCGCCGCCGACCAGCACGTTGAGCCGGCCCTCGCGCGCTTCCTTCGGCGTGCGGTTCACGGGCGCATCGAGGAACGCCGCGCCCTTCTCGGCGAATGCGCTGGCCGCTTCGGCGGCGAAGTCGGCATCGGCCGTCGTGCTGTCTATCACGATCAGACCGTCGTGCGCGCCCGCGAGCAGGCCATCTTCGCGGAACACGGCATCGCGTACGTGCGGCGTGCCCGTGACGCATACGATCACCACATCCACGTTGCGCGCGAGTTCGGCGGCGCTGCCGAGTTCGGTCGCGCCTTGCGCGACCAGTTCTTCGAGCGCCTGACGGCTGCGGTGCCCGACCACCGAGAGCTTGAATCCCTTCTTCATCACCTGCGAGGCGATGGCGCTGCCCATCAGTCCCAGTCCGATCATGCCGACGCGTTCGATGCGCGCGGCAGATGCCGTTTCGTTCAGGCTCATGTTGTTCGTGTTCATTGACGTTGCGCTCAGAAAGTGACGGCTTCTGCATCGACTCTGCGTTGCCCGGAGTCGATGCAGGTACCGCGTACCTATACCTGCTGTACTGTCCGTTATACCGGCAGCTTGCGTTGATAGTTGATGTTGAGTACCGACACCACCTGGAACACGGCCACGGCAACGAAGAACATCAACGCGAGGAAATACGAGCCCGTCGTCTGCACGATATAGCCGATGAAGATCGGCACGAAGATGCCCGCGATATTGCCGACGAAGTTCATGATGCCGTTGAGCGTGCCAGTGCGCGCGCGCGTCGCGAGCATCGCGGGCGTCGCCCAGTTGCAGCCGCCGTTCCAGCGCAGGAAGAAGAGCGCAACGCACAGCAGCGTCACGACCAGGAACGGTGTCTTCACGAAGGCGACGCCGAGCATCGACAACGCGACGGCCGCCGCGCCGATGATCATCATCGAGCGATACACCAGGTTCGCACTCGCGCCCGACGCCTTCCACTTGTCGGCGAGCTGACCGCCGAGCACTTCGCCCACGAAGCCGCAGAAGAAGATCAGGAACGTCGCGCCGCCCAGCGACTTGAGATCGAAACCGTGGACCTTGAACAGGTACGTCGGCAGCCAGGTCATCAGCCCGAAGAAAATCAGGTTGGTGCAGGTATGGCTCAGGCACATGCCCCACACGGACCGGTACGCGAAGAAGCGAAACAGCGACCCGCCCGCCGCGACCTTCGGCTCGTTCGCGTCTTCTTCGGCGTGCGCGCGCTCGATGTATGCGGCCTCTTCCTCGCTGATCGACGGATGCTCGCGCGGCGTATTGCGGATATACCACCACGCCCACACGCCGCACAGAATGGTGCCGACGCCCGCGACCACGAAGGCCGCGCGCCACGAGCCGAGCACCGTCATCAGCGTTGCCACGACGATCGCGCCGACGCCCGAGCCGAGCGCGCTGCCGCCGTCGAGCAGCGCCGCGCCGCGCGTCTTTTCGTTCTGCGTGAGCCACAGTGCGTTCAGCTTGCCGCCGCCCGGATAGATCGGGGCTTCGGTCACGCCGAGTCCGAGGCGCGTCAACAACAGCAGGAACCAGCCGGTACTCAGCGCGCCGAGCGCCTGAAAGAAGCCCCAGCCGACGGTCGCGGCGGCGATCAATGCGCGCGGCTTCAGGCGGTCCGCCAGCATGCCCGACGGGACCTGCATGAACAGATAGGTCCAGAAAAAGGAGCTCAAAATGATTCCCTGCCGTTCCGGCGTGAGGCTGAACTCCTGCGAGATGGCGGGCATCGCGACCGAAAGCGCCGCACGGTCGATGTAATTGATGGACACGAGCATCAGCAGCAGAAGGAAGATCTTCCACCGCACATTCGTCATCTTCACGGCTTGCGCACGACTACTGCTGGACACATCCATTGTCCGTCTCCTAACCAGTCTTATAGTTCAGGCGAGCGGAATCGCTCGCTCGTCGTGCATGAGTGCTTCAGTGGCCCCAGCGCAGCACCAGCGGATCGAGCCGGCGCGCGACTTCGAGCAAGCCTTCGCGCGTCTTCGGGTGCACGGACGCAAACGGGTGACGCACTGCGTCGGAGCCGATTACGCCGCCTTCCTTCATCAGGATCTTGCAGGCCGAGAGTCCGCACTGGCGGTTCTCGTAGTTGATGAGCGGAAGCCACTGCTGATAGAGCGATGCCGCCTGCTCCTTGTCGCCGCTCGCGTAGGCATCGACGATCTTGCGGATGCCGTCCGGATAGCCGCCGCCGGTCATCGAGCCGGTCGCGCCCGCTTCGAGGTCGGGCATCAGCGTGATGGCTTCTTCGCCGTCCCACGGGCCCACGACGCTGTCGCCGCCCAGTTCGATCAGCTCGCGCAGCTTCGAGGCAGCCTGTGCCGTTTCGATCTTGAAGTACGCGACGTTCTCGATCTCGCGCGCCATGCGTGCGAGAAACGGCGCGGACAGCGGTGTGCCCGCGACCGGCGCGTCCTGAATCATGATCGGAATGCCGATCGCATCCGACACCTTGCCGAAGAACTCGTAGATGCCCTTCTCGGTCACGCGGATGGTCGCCCCGTGATACGGCGGCATGATCATGACCATCGCCGCGCCCGCATCCTGCGCAGCGCGGCTGCGGCGTGCGCAGACGTCGGTGCTGAAATGCGTCGTCGTGACGATCACCGGCACGCGGCCGGCCACGTGTTCGAGCACTACGCGCATCACCGTGTCGCGCTCTTCATCGGACAATGCGAATTGCTCGGAGAAGTTGGCGAGAATGCACAGGCCGTTGGAACCGGCATCGATCATGAAGTCGACGCAACGCTTCTGGCCTTCGAGATCGAGTTGTCCCGCCTCGTCGAAGATCGTCGGAACGACGGGAAAGACACCGCGGTATGAGGTCGTGTTATTCATAGTTAGGAATGCGATGGTTAAGGGTTGAGTACCGGATGTGACCGGACTTCCATGCGCCTTCAGGTGATCGCGCCGATCTGCCAGGGCACGAATTCATTCTGGCCGTAGCCGTGAATCTCGCTGCGGGTGCGCTCGCCCGATGCCGTGTCGAGCATCAGCTGGAAGAGGGCTTCGCCCATTTCCTCGATGCTCTTCTCGCCGCTCAGAATCGGGCCGCAGTTCAGGTCCATGTCTTCCTGCTGGCGGTTCCACAGCGCGTCGTTGGTCGCGATCTTGAGCGAAGGCGACGGCGCGCAGCCGTAGGCCGAGCCGCGTCCCGTCGTGAAGCAGATCAGGTTCGCGCCGCCTGCCACCTGCCCTGTCGCGGAGATCGGGTCGTAGCCGGGCGTGTCCATGAAGACGAGGCCCTTCGCATCCACGCGCTGCGCGTATTCGTAGACTTCGACGAGATTCGTATTGCCCGCCTTCGCGATGCCGCCGAGCGACTTTTCGAGCACGGTGGTCAAGCCGCCGGCCTTGTTGCCCGCCGACGGATTGTTGTTCATCGCAGCGCGGTTGCGCGCGCAATAGTCTTCCCACCAGTGGATGCGCGCCACCAGCTTTTCGCCGACCTCGCGATTGATCGCGCGGCGCGTGAGCAGATGCTCCGCGCCGTAAATCTCGGGCGTTTCGGAGAGAATCGCGGTACCGCCGTGCGCCACGAGCAGGTCCACGGCTGCGCCGAGCGCGGGATTCGCGGAGATGCCCGAATAGCCATCCGAGCCGCCG encodes the following:
- a CDS encoding NAD(P)-dependent oxidoreductase, whose amino-acid sequence is MNTNNMSLNETASAARIERVGMIGLGLMGSAIASQVMKKGFKLSVVGHRSRQALEELVAQGATELGSAAELARNVDVVIVCVTGTPHVRDAVFREDGLLAGAHDGLIVIDSTTADADFAAEAASAFAEKGAAFLDAPVNRTPKEAREGRLNVLVGGDAAVLDRVRPLMAAYGETVHHLGAHGSGYRAKLIHNFIAQANGAILAEAFGTAAKAQLDLHEFAAVCRLSGAHSKTFDRLIPYLLEGDDSGQQFAIRNAAKDMRSYSQLAASYSSTAILAEAVRQIYVLGINLGHGDEYVPHMFDVVAELNGTKQNG
- a CDS encoding MFS transporter encodes the protein MDVSSSSRAQAVKMTNVRWKIFLLLLMLVSINYIDRAALSVAMPAISQEFSLTPERQGIILSSFFWTYLFMQVPSGMLADRLKPRALIAAATVGWGFFQALGALSTGWFLLLLTRLGLGVTEAPIYPGGGKLNALWLTQNEKTRGAALLDGGSALGSGVGAIVVATLMTVLGSWRAAFVVAGVGTILCGVWAWWYIRNTPREHPSISEEEAAYIERAHAEEDANEPKVAAGGSLFRFFAYRSVWGMCLSHTCTNLIFFGLMTWLPTYLFKVHGFDLKSLGGATFLIFFCGFVGEVLGGQLADKWKASGASANLVYRSMMIIGAAAVALSMLGVAFVKTPFLVVTLLCVALFFLRWNGGCNWATPAMLATRARTGTLNGIMNFVGNIAGIFVPIFIGYIVQTTGSYFLALMFFVAVAVFQVVSVLNINYQRKLPV
- a CDS encoding dihydrodipicolinate synthase family protein, with product MNNTTSYRGVFPVVPTIFDEAGQLDLEGQKRCVDFMIDAGSNGLCILANFSEQFALSDEERDTVMRVVLEHVAGRVPVIVTTTHFSTDVCARRSRAAQDAGAAMVMIMPPYHGATIRVTEKGIYEFFGKVSDAIGIPIMIQDAPVAGTPLSAPFLARMAREIENVAYFKIETAQAASKLRELIELGGDSVVGPWDGEEAITLMPDLEAGATGSMTGGGYPDGIRKIVDAYASGDKEQAASLYQQWLPLINYENRQCGLSACKILMKEGGVIGSDAVRHPFASVHPKTREGLLEVARRLDPLVLRWGH